A region of Crenobacter cavernae DNA encodes the following proteins:
- a CDS encoding helix-turn-helix domain-containing protein translates to MEQPAEFPNAGAAESVGARLKAARESRGLSLGEVADRLKLSLKQLEAIEADRFEALPGATFVRGFVRNYARYLEVDAEPLMHALDAHFPSNVNEVPNLARHEGVESARLAESDDADTPGKKGWLFAGAAVAVAAALVLWFGRSEPVEAPAPAGEELAPMMTEAPVAAASAPAAAASAPAAAAVQPAPVVAATPATPAKPVASAPAAAEGSVRLVASGETWVSVQDATGKRLVYETLQAGTEKTVSGKPPLKVRIGNAPQVQLYYQGQPVPLAGKTRGTTAKLELN, encoded by the coding sequence ATGGAGCAACCCGCAGAATTCCCCAACGCCGGCGCGGCCGAATCGGTCGGCGCCCGCCTGAAGGCCGCGCGCGAGTCGCGCGGTCTGTCGCTTGGCGAAGTGGCCGATCGCCTGAAGCTGTCGCTCAAGCAGCTCGAGGCGATCGAGGCCGACCGTTTCGAAGCCTTGCCCGGCGCGACCTTCGTGCGCGGCTTCGTGCGCAACTACGCGCGCTACCTCGAGGTCGACGCCGAACCGCTGATGCACGCGCTGGACGCGCACTTCCCGTCCAACGTCAACGAAGTGCCCAACCTCGCGCGCCACGAGGGCGTCGAGTCGGCAAGGTTGGCCGAGTCGGACGATGCCGATACGCCCGGCAAGAAGGGCTGGCTGTTCGCCGGCGCGGCCGTCGCGGTCGCCGCGGCGCTGGTGCTGTGGTTCGGCCGCAGCGAGCCCGTCGAAGCGCCTGCCCCGGCAGGTGAAGAGCTGGCGCCGATGATGACCGAAGCACCGGTCGCTGCGGCGAGTGCGCCGGCCGCGGCCGCTTCGGCGCCGGCGGCGGCGGCGGTTCAGCCGGCCCCGGTCGTCGCCGCCACTCCTGCAACGCCCGCGAAACCGGTTGCCAGCGCGCCGGCGGCGGCCGAAGGCAGCGTGCGGCTGGTGGCGAGCGGCGAGACCTGGGTCTCGGTGCAGGACGCCACCGGCAAGCGGCTGGTCTACGAAACCTTGCAGGCCGGCACCGAGAAGACGGTGAGCGGCAAGCCGCCGTTGAAGGTGCGCATCGGCAACGCGCCGCAGGTGCAGCTCTACTACCAGGGCCAGCCGGTTCCGCTGGCCGGCAAAACCCGCGGCACCACCGCGAAGCTTGAACTGAATTGA
- the ispG gene encoding flavodoxin-dependent (E)-4-hydroxy-3-methylbut-2-enyl-diphosphate synthase, producing the protein MDSASIARRPSRTVKVGHVPMGSDVPVVVQSMTNTDTADAAGTAAQVKELADAGSEVVRITVNSPEAAARVAEIRQRLDDLGCNVPLVGDFHFNGERLLRDYPSAARALAKYRINPGNVGRGAKGDDKFAFMIRQAVEHDKPVRIGVNWGSLDQALAARMMDANARSAKPLAPDAVMREALIVSALENAEKAIELGLSADKIILSCKVSHVQDLIKVYRDLAGRCDFPLHLGLTEAGMGSKGIVASTAALSVLLQEGIGDTIRVSLTPQPGESRTKEVVVAQEILQTMGLRSFTPLVTACPGCGRTTSTFFQELADGIQSYLRAQMPVWRLQYPGVEEMNVAVMGCVVNGPGESKLADIGISLPGTGEVPVAPVYVDGEKTVTLKGERITEAFLALIDDYVLTRYGEGGAKRRDSTNRTIPIKPL; encoded by the coding sequence ATGGATAGTGCTTCGATTGCGCGCCGACCTTCCCGCACGGTGAAGGTCGGCCACGTGCCGATGGGCTCCGACGTGCCGGTGGTGGTGCAGTCGATGACCAATACCGACACCGCCGACGCGGCGGGCACCGCCGCACAGGTGAAGGAGCTGGCCGACGCCGGCTCCGAGGTGGTGCGCATCACCGTCAACAGCCCGGAGGCGGCGGCGCGGGTGGCGGAAATCCGTCAGCGCCTCGACGACCTCGGCTGCAACGTGCCCTTGGTCGGCGACTTCCATTTCAACGGCGAACGCCTGCTGCGCGACTACCCGTCCGCCGCGCGCGCGCTCGCCAAGTACCGGATCAACCCGGGCAACGTCGGCCGTGGCGCGAAGGGCGACGACAAGTTCGCGTTCATGATCCGCCAGGCGGTCGAGCACGACAAACCGGTGCGCATCGGCGTGAACTGGGGCTCGCTCGATCAGGCGCTCGCCGCGCGCATGATGGACGCCAACGCGCGCTCGGCCAAGCCTCTGGCACCCGACGCGGTGATGCGCGAGGCGCTGATCGTGTCGGCGCTCGAGAACGCCGAGAAGGCAATCGAGCTGGGACTTTCCGCCGACAAGATCATCCTGTCGTGCAAGGTCAGCCACGTGCAGGACCTGATCAAGGTCTACCGCGACCTGGCCGGGCGTTGCGACTTCCCGCTGCATCTGGGGCTGACCGAGGCCGGCATGGGCTCGAAGGGCATCGTCGCGTCGACCGCGGCGCTGTCGGTGCTGCTGCAGGAAGGCATCGGCGACACCATCCGCGTGTCGCTGACGCCGCAGCCGGGCGAGTCGCGCACCAAGGAAGTCGTGGTCGCGCAGGAGATCCTGCAGACGATGGGCCTGCGCAGTTTCACGCCGCTCGTCACCGCCTGTCCCGGTTGCGGCCGCACCACCAGCACCTTCTTCCAGGAACTGGCCGACGGCATCCAGAGCTATCTGAGGGCGCAGATGCCGGTGTGGCGCCTGCAATACCCGGGCGTCGAAGAGATGAATGTCGCGGTGATGGGCTGCGTGGTGAACGGCCCGGGCGAGTCGAAGCTCGCCGACATAGGCATCTCCTTGCCGGGCACCGGCGAGGTGCCGGTCGCGCCGGTCTACGTCGACGGCGAGAAGACGGTCACGCTCAAGGGCGAGCGCATCACCGAGGCGTTCCTGGCGCTGATCGATGACTACGTGCTCACCCGCTACGGCGAAGGCGGCGCCAAGCGCCGCGACAGCACGAACCGCACGATTCCGATCAAGCCGCTGTAG
- the hisS gene encoding histidine--tRNA ligase, producing MAQKIQAIRGMNDILPGESQQWEYLESVVRQLLADYGYQNIRTPIVEDTRLFVRSIGEATDIVEKEMYTFTDALNGDSLTMRPEGTAACLRAVIEHNLLYNATQRLWYSGPMFRHERPQKGRYRQFHQIGIEALGFAGPDVDAELIVMTADLWRRLGLSESVKLQINTLGNKEERALHRAELIKYLEGFHDILDEDGKRRLYTNPLRVLDTKNPALQEMCEGAPRLIDFLGEESLAHYRDWKAMLAAVGIAYEENPRLVRGLDYYNLTVFEWVTTELGAQGTVCAGGRYDGLIEELGGKAAPAVGLAMGVERLMLLLQDKGLLPESAGPDVYLVQQGEGAPRYALLLAGALRAAGLSVVQHCGEASFKSQMKKADAGGALCAVIVGENEIAAGQAVVKPLRGAAEQVTVPFAEAAAAVGRLKA from the coding sequence ATGGCGCAGAAAATCCAGGCCATCCGCGGCATGAACGACATCCTGCCCGGTGAATCGCAGCAGTGGGAATACCTCGAGTCGGTGGTCAGGCAGCTGCTCGCCGACTACGGCTATCAGAACATCCGCACGCCGATCGTCGAAGACACGCGCCTGTTCGTGCGTTCGATCGGCGAGGCGACCGACATCGTCGAGAAGGAGATGTACACCTTCACCGACGCACTCAACGGCGACAGCCTGACGATGCGCCCGGAAGGCACGGCCGCCTGCCTGCGCGCGGTGATCGAGCACAACCTGCTGTACAACGCGACGCAGCGCCTGTGGTACTCGGGCCCGATGTTCCGGCACGAGCGCCCGCAGAAGGGGCGCTACCGCCAGTTCCACCAGATCGGCATCGAGGCGCTCGGCTTCGCCGGCCCGGATGTCGACGCCGAGCTGATCGTGATGACCGCCGACCTGTGGCGCCGCCTCGGCCTGTCGGAAAGTGTGAAGCTGCAGATCAACACGCTGGGCAACAAGGAAGAGCGCGCGCTGCACCGCGCCGAGCTGATCAAGTATCTCGAGGGCTTCCACGACATCCTCGACGAGGACGGCAAGCGCCGCCTCTACACCAACCCGCTGCGCGTGCTCGACACCAAGAACCCGGCGCTGCAGGAAATGTGCGAAGGCGCGCCGCGCCTGATCGACTTCCTCGGTGAAGAATCGCTTGCGCACTATCGGGACTGGAAGGCGATGCTAGCCGCGGTCGGCATCGCCTACGAAGAGAACCCGCGCCTGGTGCGCGGCCTCGACTACTACAACCTGACCGTGTTCGAGTGGGTGACCACCGAGCTCGGCGCGCAGGGCACGGTGTGCGCCGGCGGGCGCTACGACGGGCTGATTGAGGAGCTGGGCGGCAAGGCCGCGCCGGCGGTCGGCCTCGCGATGGGTGTCGAGCGGCTGATGCTGCTGTTGCAGGACAAGGGCCTCTTGCCCGAGTCGGCCGGCCCGGACGTGTATCTCGTGCAGCAGGGCGAGGGCGCGCCGCGCTACGCGCTGTTGTTGGCCGGCGCCTTGCGCGCGGCCGGCCTGTCCGTCGTGCAGCACTGCGGCGAGGCGAGCTTCAAGTCGCAGATGAAAAAAGCCGACGCCGGCGGCGCCTTGTGCGCGGTGATCGTCGGCGAGAATGAGATCGCGGCCGGCCAAGCCGTCGTCAAGCCGCTGCGCGGCGCCGCCGAACAGGTGACGGTACCGTTTGCCGAAGCGGCCGCCGCGGTCGGTCGTCTCAAAGCCTAA
- a CDS encoding YfgM family protein yields MAFDLQEQEQLDALKAFWSRWGKWIAGAVAGLALAYAGYQGWQYYEKQQSSAAAAVFSQVEASLAKGDLAAVKGVQAKLAEAYPGSAYASRAAFLAARAAFDKGDLAYAKQQLTWVTQHSDEAALKALAHLRLAAVQLDEKRFDAAIAELNQEHPTSFDALFLDLKGDVYVARGDAKSARDAYKAALAKLAGESPNRQFIQTKLDALGG; encoded by the coding sequence ATGGCCTTCGATTTGCAAGAACAGGAACAGCTCGACGCGCTCAAGGCGTTCTGGTCGCGCTGGGGCAAGTGGATCGCCGGCGCCGTCGCCGGCCTCGCGCTCGCCTACGCCGGCTACCAGGGCTGGCAGTACTACGAGAAGCAGCAGTCGAGCGCCGCCGCCGCGGTGTTCTCGCAGGTGGAAGCGTCGCTCGCCAAGGGCGATCTCGCCGCGGTGAAGGGCGTGCAGGCCAAGTTGGCCGAGGCCTACCCGGGCAGCGCCTACGCGAGCCGTGCGGCCTTCCTCGCGGCGCGCGCCGCGTTCGACAAGGGTGACCTGGCCTACGCCAAGCAACAGTTGACCTGGGTGACCCAGCACAGCGACGAGGCAGCGCTGAAGGCGCTCGCGCATCTGCGTCTGGCGGCGGTGCAGCTCGACGAGAAGCGCTTCGACGCGGCGATCGCCGAACTGAACCAGGAGCATCCGACGAGCTTCGACGCGCTGTTCCTCGACCTGAAGGGCGACGTCTACGTCGCCCGTGGCGACGCCAAGTCGGCGCGCGATGCGTACAAGGCGGCGCTGGCCAAGCTCGCCGGCGAATCGCCGAACCGCCAGTTCATCCAGACCAAACTCGACGCCCTCGGAGGCTGA
- the bamB gene encoding outer membrane protein assembly factor BamB translates to MRLTPLRPTAIAAALIAATVLTGCASWFEGSSANPPTPLAKLEAGQKLSIAWSEKAGDVEGGGFMPYYQGGNVLAASQDGAFHEWEASSGQRVREWNVKRGFSGGLSANEDTVFVGSANGELLALERVSGKERWHAPLTSVAPEAPLVAGDVVIARTNDGRITGFDVKDGRQLWSSARTLPQLLLRNTGSMQLVGNEALLVGQAAGRVAVLRPATGDVLWESALAAPRGATEIERITDVVTRPVFDNGQVCAVAYQGRVGCLDARSGSLQWARELSSTRGLTLDERNLYVTADDGSVQAYDRSTGRNLWLQTGLKYRDVSGPARLGRYILVADGEGYLHLLSSDDGRLAGRIKGDFVSAVELITLPDGVLLLSRNGRVARITLG, encoded by the coding sequence ATGCGTCTTACCCCCCTGCGCCCGACCGCGATCGCCGCGGCACTGATCGCCGCCACCGTGCTCACCGGTTGCGCCAGCTGGTTCGAAGGCAGCTCGGCCAACCCGCCGACGCCGCTTGCCAAGCTCGAAGCCGGCCAGAAGCTGTCGATCGCCTGGTCGGAAAAGGCCGGCGACGTCGAAGGCGGCGGCTTCATGCCCTATTACCAGGGCGGCAATGTGCTGGCCGCGTCGCAGGACGGCGCCTTCCACGAGTGGGAAGCCTCCAGCGGCCAACGCGTGCGCGAATGGAACGTCAAGCGCGGCTTCTCGGGCGGTCTCTCGGCCAACGAGGACACCGTGTTCGTCGGCTCGGCCAACGGTGAACTGCTCGCGCTCGAACGCGTAAGCGGCAAGGAACGCTGGCACGCGCCGCTGACCAGCGTGGCGCCCGAAGCGCCGCTGGTCGCCGGCGACGTCGTGATCGCACGTACCAACGATGGCCGCATCACCGGCTTCGACGTCAAGGACGGCCGCCAGCTGTGGTCGAGCGCGCGCACCTTGCCGCAACTCTTGTTGCGCAACACCGGCTCGATGCAGCTGGTGGGCAACGAGGCGCTGCTGGTCGGCCAGGCGGCGGGGCGCGTCGCCGTGCTGCGCCCGGCGACCGGCGATGTGCTGTGGGAATCGGCGCTCGCCGCTCCGCGCGGCGCGACCGAGATCGAGCGCATCACCGACGTCGTCACCCGTCCGGTGTTCGACAACGGCCAGGTGTGCGCGGTCGCCTACCAGGGCCGCGTCGGCTGCCTCGACGCCCGCAGCGGCAGCTTGCAGTGGGCGCGCGAACTGTCGTCGACGCGCGGTCTGACGCTCGACGAACGCAATCTGTACGTGACCGCCGACGATGGCTCGGTGCAGGCCTACGATCGCAGCACCGGCCGCAACCTCTGGTTGCAGACCGGCCTCAAGTACCGCGACGTGTCGGGCCCGGCGCGCCTCGGTCGCTATATTCTGGTCGCCGACGGGGAGGGCTATTTGCACCTCTTGTCGAGCGACGACGGGCGTCTTGCCGGCCGCATCAAGGGCGACTTCGTCAGCGCGGTCGAACTGATCACGCTGCCGGACGGTGTGTTGCTGCTCAGCCGCAACGGCCGCGTCGCCCGTATCACTTTGGGATGA
- the der gene encoding ribosome biogenesis GTPase Der has translation MKATVALVGRPNVGKSTLFNRLTRSRDALVADLPGLTRDRHYGIGRVGEKPYLVVDTGGFEPVVDEGILFEMAKQTLQAVDEADAIVFLVDGRNGLTPQDKIIANRLRQTSRPVFLAVNKAEGMNRAIVAAEFYELGLGDPLVISAAHGDGVRDLMDMVLEPFPEAVDEENVKHPKFAVIGRPNVGKSTLVNAVLGEERVIAFDEAGTTRDSIYIDFERENKPYTIIDTAGVRRRGKVNEAIEKFSVIKTIKAIEDANVAVLVLDAQLDISEQDATIAGFALEAGRALVIAVNKWDNLDTERKDNIKREIARKLGFLEFAKFHYISALQGKGVGDLFKSIDEAYSAAMAKLATPKLTRVLEVALERQQPPRAGLIRPKMRYAHQGGMNPPIIVIHGNALGNVPDSYTRYLEHTFRKAFKLQGTPLRVQYKSTENPFADKAASANPKVRAGAKAMPRHSLRGREPREKTRFGKAKTGKK, from the coding sequence ATGAAAGCTACCGTAGCCCTGGTCGGGCGGCCCAACGTGGGCAAATCGACCCTTTTCAACCGGCTGACCCGCTCGCGCGACGCGCTGGTGGCGGACCTGCCGGGCCTGACCCGCGACCGCCACTACGGCATCGGACGGGTCGGCGAGAAGCCGTACCTGGTGGTCGACACCGGCGGTTTCGAACCGGTGGTCGACGAAGGCATCCTGTTCGAGATGGCCAAGCAGACGCTGCAGGCGGTCGACGAGGCCGACGCGATCGTGTTCCTGGTCGACGGCCGCAACGGCCTGACGCCGCAGGACAAGATCATCGCCAACCGGCTGCGTCAAACCAGTCGCCCGGTGTTCCTCGCGGTCAACAAGGCCGAAGGGATGAACCGCGCGATCGTCGCGGCTGAGTTCTACGAGCTCGGCCTCGGCGATCCGCTGGTGATCTCGGCCGCCCACGGCGACGGCGTGCGCGACCTGATGGACATGGTGCTCGAACCATTCCCCGAGGCGGTTGACGAAGAAAACGTCAAGCACCCGAAGTTCGCCGTGATCGGTCGTCCGAACGTCGGCAAGTCGACGCTGGTGAACGCCGTGCTCGGCGAAGAACGCGTGATCGCGTTCGATGAGGCCGGCACGACGCGCGACAGCATCTATATCGACTTCGAACGCGAGAACAAGCCGTATACCATCATCGACACCGCCGGCGTGCGCCGCCGCGGCAAGGTCAACGAGGCAATCGAGAAGTTCTCGGTGATCAAGACCATCAAGGCGATCGAAGACGCCAACGTGGCAGTGCTGGTGCTCGACGCGCAGCTCGACATTTCCGAGCAGGACGCGACCATCGCCGGCTTCGCGCTCGAGGCGGGCCGCGCGCTGGTGATCGCGGTCAACAAGTGGGATAACCTCGACACCGAGCGCAAGGACAACATCAAACGCGAGATCGCGCGCAAGCTCGGCTTCCTTGAATTTGCGAAGTTCCACTATATCTCTGCGCTGCAGGGCAAGGGCGTGGGCGACCTGTTCAAGTCGATCGACGAGGCGTACTCGGCGGCGATGGCCAAGCTGGCGACACCGAAGCTGACGCGCGTGCTGGAAGTGGCGCTCGAGCGCCAGCAACCGCCGCGTGCCGGCCTCATCCGCCCGAAGATGCGCTACGCGCACCAGGGCGGCATGAACCCGCCCATCATCGTGATCCACGGCAACGCGCTCGGGAATGTCCCCGACAGTTATACGCGCTACCTGGAACATACCTTCCGCAAAGCGTTCAAACTGCAAGGGACGCCGCTGAGGGTGCAATACAAGTCGACCGAGAACCCGTTCGCCGATAAGGCAGCCTCGGCCAACCCCAAGGTCCGTGCCGGCGCGAAAGCGATGCCGCGTCATTCGCTGCGCGGCCGCGAGCCGCGCGAGAAAACACGTTTCGGCAAGGCTAAGACGGGCAAGAAATAG
- the hfq gene encoding RNA chaperone Hfq has protein sequence MSSKGQMLQDPFLNTLRKEHVPVSIYLVNGIKLQGQIESFDQYVVLLKNTVTQMVYKHAISTVVPARPVSIQHEHSNGQKQETQEG, from the coding sequence ATGAGCTCCAAAGGGCAAATGTTACAAGACCCGTTCCTCAACACGCTGCGCAAGGAACACGTTCCGGTGTCGATCTATCTGGTGAACGGTATCAAGCTGCAGGGCCAGATCGAGTCTTTCGACCAGTACGTGGTGCTGCTGAAGAATACCGTCACCCAGATGGTGTACAAGCACGCGATCTCGACCGTGGTGCCGGCCCGTCCGGTCAGCATCCAGCACGAGCATAGCAACGGCCAAAAGCAGGAAACGCAGGAAGGCTGA
- the hflX gene encoding ribosome rescue GTPase HflX → MFDRPDIGDKAVLVCLDFGDPDFSDSVAECVDLVKSSGVEVLDVIEAKRSRPDAALFAGKGKVEEIAALVRMHSANVVIFNHNLAPGQERNLERAIQCRVVDRVSLILDIFAQRARSHEGKLQVELAQLNHLATRLVRGWTHLERQKGGIGLRGPGETQLETDRRLLGKRVKLLKDRLMSVQKQRKTQRRGRERAGVFSVSIVGYTNAGKSTLFNGLTKARAYAADQLFATLDTTSRRLYLNENVSLVVSDTVGFIRDLPHTLVAAFRATLEETIEADLLLHVVDSANPARDKQIEEVNKVLAEIDADAIPQLIVWNKTDIKGLPPALERDELGQLSAVRVSALTGEGLDLLRAALAERVTGEPYESGNDEQENDVTA, encoded by the coding sequence TTGTTTGACCGTCCCGATATCGGCGATAAAGCCGTCCTGGTCTGCCTCGACTTCGGCGACCCCGACTTTTCCGACAGCGTCGCCGAGTGCGTCGACCTGGTGAAGAGTTCGGGCGTCGAAGTGCTCGACGTCATCGAGGCCAAGCGCAGCCGCCCCGACGCGGCCCTGTTCGCCGGCAAGGGTAAGGTCGAAGAGATCGCCGCGCTGGTCAGAATGCACTCGGCCAACGTGGTGATCTTCAACCACAACCTGGCGCCCGGCCAGGAGCGCAACCTCGAGCGCGCGATCCAATGCCGCGTCGTCGACCGCGTCAGCCTGATCCTCGACATCTTCGCGCAGCGTGCGCGCAGCCACGAAGGCAAGCTGCAGGTCGAACTCGCACAGCTCAACCACCTGGCGACGCGCCTGGTGCGCGGCTGGACCCACCTCGAGCGCCAAAAAGGCGGTATCGGCCTGCGCGGCCCGGGCGAAACGCAGCTCGAGACCGACCGCCGGCTGCTCGGCAAGCGCGTCAAGCTCTTGAAAGACCGGCTCATGTCGGTGCAGAAGCAGCGCAAGACGCAGCGCCGCGGCCGCGAGCGCGCCGGCGTGTTCTCGGTATCCATCGTCGGCTACACCAACGCCGGCAAGTCGACGCTGTTCAACGGCCTGACCAAGGCGCGCGCCTACGCGGCCGACCAGCTGTTCGCCACGCTCGATACCACCAGCCGCCGGCTCTATCTGAACGAGAACGTGTCGCTGGTGGTGTCCGACACCGTCGGCTTCATCCGCGACCTGCCGCACACGCTGGTCGCCGCGTTCCGTGCGACGCTCGAGGAAACGATAGAGGCCGACCTGCTCCTGCATGTGGTCGACTCGGCCAACCCGGCGCGCGACAAGCAGATCGAGGAGGTCAACAAGGTGTTGGCCGAGATCGACGCCGACGCGATCCCGCAGCTGATCGTCTGGAACAAGACCGACATCAAGGGGCTGCCGCCGGCGCTAGAACGCGATGAACTGGGGCAGTTGTCCGCGGTCAGAGTGTCTGCCCTGACGGGCGAAGGGCTCGACCTGTTGCGCGCGGCCTTGGCCGAACGCGTGACCGGCGAGCCGTACGAATCCGGAAACGACGAACAGGAAAATGATGTCACAGCATGA
- the hflK gene encoding FtsH protease activity modulator HflK, translating to MMSQHDPNRGRRDGPPDLDELFRRLNQRLARLLGAKPPQGGGDAPEPAPALALKGSLLAAGGVALALWLVSGFYVVDAREQGVVLRMGSFDRMTDAGLQWHFPYPFERAEIVTLTEVRSVEIGYRGSAQNRVPEESLMLTEDQNIIDVQLSAQYDVKDARAFLFNNLAADSDAKDIVKQAGETAIREVVGKNNVDFVLNEGRGQIAVDTQRAMQLILDRYGLGVRIAKVNINDVQPPAPVQAAFDDAIKAGQDKDKLRNEGLAYANEVIPKAKGLAARLTAEADGYRQRVVATAEGDAARFRQVLPEYNKAPVVTRNRLYFEMMQQVLSNTSKIVVDQKKGSGNILYLPLNQLLDVSKPGVSLPGAGPAVPPAEKTGPEAANAGEARSGREVTRGRELGGR from the coding sequence ATGATGTCACAGCATGACCCGAACCGGGGCCGGCGCGACGGCCCGCCCGACCTCGACGAGCTGTTCCGCCGGCTCAACCAGAGGCTGGCCCGCCTCCTGGGCGCCAAACCGCCGCAAGGCGGGGGCGATGCGCCCGAGCCCGCGCCCGCTCTCGCGCTCAAGGGCAGCCTGCTGGCCGCCGGCGGCGTGGCGCTCGCGCTGTGGCTGGTGAGCGGCTTTTACGTCGTCGATGCGCGCGAGCAGGGCGTCGTGCTGCGCATGGGCAGCTTCGACCGGATGACCGACGCCGGCCTGCAGTGGCACTTCCCGTATCCTTTCGAGCGCGCCGAGATCGTCACCCTGACCGAAGTGCGCAGCGTCGAGATCGGCTACCGCGGCAGCGCGCAGAACCGCGTGCCGGAAGAGTCGCTGATGCTGACCGAGGACCAGAACATCATCGACGTGCAGCTGTCGGCGCAATACGACGTGAAGGACGCGCGCGCCTTCCTGTTCAACAATCTGGCGGCCGACAGCGACGCCAAGGACATCGTCAAGCAGGCCGGCGAGACGGCGATCCGCGAGGTGGTCGGCAAGAACAACGTCGACTTCGTGCTGAACGAGGGCCGCGGGCAGATCGCCGTCGACACGCAGCGCGCGATGCAGCTCATCCTCGACCGTTACGGCCTCGGCGTGCGCATCGCCAAGGTCAACATCAACGACGTGCAGCCGCCGGCGCCGGTGCAGGCGGCGTTCGACGACGCGATCAAGGCGGGCCAGGACAAGGACAAGCTCAGGAACGAAGGCCTGGCCTACGCGAACGAGGTGATTCCCAAGGCCAAGGGCCTGGCGGCGCGCCTGACGGCCGAGGCCGACGGCTACCGCCAGAGAGTGGTCGCGACCGCCGAGGGCGACGCCGCGCGCTTCCGTCAAGTGTTGCCTGAATACAACAAAGCGCCCGTCGTCACGCGCAACCGACTCTACTTCGAAATGATGCAGCAGGTTTTGAGCAATACCAGCAAGATCGTCGTCGACCAGAAGAAGGGCAGCGGCAACATCCTCTACCTGCCGCTCAACCAGTTGCTCGACGTGAGCAAGCCCGGCGTTTCGCTGCCGGGTGCGGGCCCGGCAGTGCCGCCGGCGGAAAAGACCGGGCCGGAGGCCGCGAACGCGGGCGAAGCTCGCTCCGGGCGCGAAGTCACGCGCGGCCGTGAACTGGGAGGGCGCTGA
- the hflC gene encoding protease modulator HflC encodes MDKLIPIAVGAVLALLLLSLSLFTVDQRQYAVVFQFGEVIRVLKEPGIQFKIPLVQNVRFFDRRIQTIDAETPELFNTREKKNVLVDSFVKWRVVDVEQFYKSVGGNEAAAVSRLKQTINDGLRAEFGKKTVADVISGQREQVMEVVKRRADADARKIGVQILDVRLKRVDFPDKISTSVYDRMQSERRTVANQLRSEGSAEAERIRADADRQREVTLAEAYRDAQRVKGEGDARAAAIYAEALGKNPEFYAFWRSMEAYKQSFKDKGDVLVLEPNSEFFRYFQNPQGAQKSK; translated from the coding sequence ATGGACAAGCTGATTCCCATCGCCGTCGGCGCCGTCCTCGCGCTCTTGCTGCTTAGCCTGTCGCTGTTCACCGTCGATCAGCGCCAGTACGCGGTGGTGTTCCAGTTCGGCGAGGTGATACGCGTGCTCAAGGAGCCGGGCATCCAGTTCAAGATCCCGCTGGTGCAGAACGTGCGCTTCTTCGACCGCCGCATCCAGACCATAGACGCGGAGACGCCCGAGCTGTTCAACACGCGCGAGAAGAAGAACGTGCTGGTCGACAGCTTCGTGAAATGGCGCGTGGTCGACGTCGAGCAGTTCTACAAGAGCGTCGGCGGCAACGAGGCCGCGGCCGTATCGCGCCTCAAGCAGACGATCAATGATGGCTTGCGCGCCGAGTTCGGCAAGAAGACCGTCGCCGACGTGATTTCCGGTCAGCGCGAGCAGGTGATGGAGGTGGTCAAGCGCCGCGCCGACGCCGACGCGCGCAAGATCGGCGTGCAAATTTTGGATGTGCGCTTAAAGCGAGTCGATTTTCCGGATAAAATCAGCACTTCGGTCTACGATCGCATGCAGTCCGAACGCCGTACCGTCGCCAACCAGCTGCGCAGCGAGGGATCGGCCGAAGCCGAGCGCATCCGTGCCGACGCCGACCGTCAGCGCGAGGTGACGTTGGCCGAGGCCTACCGCGACGCACAGCGGGTCAAGGGCGAGGGCGATGCCAGGGCGGCGGCGATCTACGCCGAGGCGCTGGGCAAGAACCCCGAGTTCTACGCGTTCTGGCGCAGCATGGAGGCGTACAAGCAGTCGTTCAAGGACAAGGGCGACGTGCTGGTGCTGGAGCCGAATTCGGAATTCTTCCGCTACTTCCAGAACCCGCAGGGCGCCCAAAAGAGCAAATAG